Proteins from a single region of Rhea pennata isolate bPtePen1 chromosome 4, bPtePen1.pri, whole genome shotgun sequence:
- the ST3GAL5 gene encoding lactosylceramide alpha-2,3-sialyltransferase isoform X2, translating into MKRPGWFLKGTPKLFVLFVVGGCFLYILKLHFGPEECDRTKMPYVDLDRVKRAQQYASAVLQGQCRPSYAKKEMGKLFAEKYSMDISPFVRKNVNEDEALFKYEPPFGFHKFFDKLQNLLELLPEHDLPEDLKSKHCKRCVVIGSGGILHGSELGHLLNQFDIVIRLNDAPVQGYTDHVGNKTTIRMTYPEGAPLSEHEYHPASLFVAVLFKSVDFNWLQAMVKNETLPLWVRLFFWKEVAEKIPFTSKQFRILNPIIIKETALDILQFPEPRSKFWGWDKNVPTIGVTAVVLATHLCDEVSLAGFGYDLDQPSTPLHYYNNLCMAAMNGQTMHNVTSETKFLQKLIKENVVKDLTGGIHCEFCIKDS; encoded by the exons ATGAAAAGACCAGGCTGGTTTTTAAAAGGTACTCCCAA ACTTTTTGTACTGTTTGTGGTTGGAGGGTGCTTCCTTTATATCCTCAAACTACATTTTGGCCCTGAAGAATGTGACAGAACAAAAATGCCGTATGTGGACCTCGATCGTGTAAAG agaGCACAACAATATGCCAGCGCTGTGCTGCAGGGACAGTGCCGACCTTCTTAtgcaaagaaggaaatgggaaagttatttgcagagaaatacaGCATGGACATATCTccttttgtaagaaaaaatgtaaatgaagatgaagctttatttaaatatgaaccTCCCTTTGGATTTCACAAGTTCTTTGATAAGCTTCAAAATCTCCTTGAACTCTTACCTGAGCATGATTTGCCAGAAGATTTGAAGTCAAAACACTGTAAACGCTGTGTTGTTATTGGCAGTGGCGGAATCCTTCATGGCTCAGAGCTGGGTCACTTATTGAATCAGTTTGATATTGTTATAAG gttaaaTGATGCACCAGTTCAAGGATACACAGATCATGTTGGTAATAAAACTACTATAAGGATGACTTATCCAGAAGGAGCTCCACTTTCTGAACATGAGTATCATCCTGCTAGCTTGTTTGTggctgttttgtttaaaagtgtTGATTTCAACTGGCTTCAAGCAATggtaaaaaatgaaactttg ccTCTGTGGGTGCGGCTCTTCTTTTGGAAGGAGGTTGCTGAGAAAATTCCTTTTACATCAAAACAGTTTCGGATTCTGAATCCAATCATCATTAAAGAGACAGCTTTGGACATTTTACAGTTCCCTGAACCTCGATCCAAGTTCTGGGGTTGGGATAAG aATGTACCCACTATTGGGGTCACAGCAGTTGTTCTGGCCACACATTTGTGTGATGAAGTGAGCTTAGCAGGATTTGGATATGACCTCGATCAGCCCAGCACACCTTTGCACTATTACAACAACCTCTGCATGGCTGCCATGAACGGACAAACTATGCACAATGTGACAAGCGAAACAAAATTCCTGCAAAAActgattaaagaaaatgttgtcAAAGACCTCACCGGTGGGATACATTGTGAATTTTGCATCAAAGACAGCTAG
- the ST3GAL5 gene encoding lactosylceramide alpha-2,3-sialyltransferase isoform X3: MGKLFAEKYSMDISPFVRKNVNEDEALFKYEPPFGFHKFFDKLQNLLELLPEHDLPEDLKSKHCKRCVVIGSGGILHGSELGHLLNQFDIVIRLNDAPVQGYTDHVGNKTTIRMTYPEGAPLSEHEYHPASLFVAVLFKSVDFNWLQAMVKNETLPLWVRLFFWKEVAEKIPFTSKQFRILNPIIIKETALDILQFPEPRSKFWGWDKNVPTIGVTAVVLATHLCDEVSLAGFGYDLDQPSTPLHYYNNLCMAAMNGQTMHNVTSETKFLQKLIKENVVKDLTGGIHCEFCIKDS, encoded by the exons atgggaaagttatttgcagagaaatacaGCATGGACATATCTccttttgtaagaaaaaatgtaaatgaagatgaagctttatttaaatatgaaccTCCCTTTGGATTTCACAAGTTCTTTGATAAGCTTCAAAATCTCCTTGAACTCTTACCTGAGCATGATTTGCCAGAAGATTTGAAGTCAAAACACTGTAAACGCTGTGTTGTTATTGGCAGTGGCGGAATCCTTCATGGCTCAGAGCTGGGTCACTTATTGAATCAGTTTGATATTGTTATAAG gttaaaTGATGCACCAGTTCAAGGATACACAGATCATGTTGGTAATAAAACTACTATAAGGATGACTTATCCAGAAGGAGCTCCACTTTCTGAACATGAGTATCATCCTGCTAGCTTGTTTGTggctgttttgtttaaaagtgtTGATTTCAACTGGCTTCAAGCAATggtaaaaaatgaaactttg ccTCTGTGGGTGCGGCTCTTCTTTTGGAAGGAGGTTGCTGAGAAAATTCCTTTTACATCAAAACAGTTTCGGATTCTGAATCCAATCATCATTAAAGAGACAGCTTTGGACATTTTACAGTTCCCTGAACCTCGATCCAAGTTCTGGGGTTGGGATAAG aATGTACCCACTATTGGGGTCACAGCAGTTGTTCTGGCCACACATTTGTGTGATGAAGTGAGCTTAGCAGGATTTGGATATGACCTCGATCAGCCCAGCACACCTTTGCACTATTACAACAACCTCTGCATGGCTGCCATGAACGGACAAACTATGCACAATGTGACAAGCGAAACAAAATTCCTGCAAAAActgattaaagaaaatgttgtcAAAGACCTCACCGGTGGGATACATTGTGAATTTTGCATCAAAGACAGCTAG
- the ST3GAL5 gene encoding lactosylceramide alpha-2,3-sialyltransferase isoform X1 translates to MLSDNNSVKLKSDCSPPVQWYKTAAHEDEKTRLVFKRLFVLFVVGGCFLYILKLHFGPEECDRTKMPYVDLDRVKRAQQYASAVLQGQCRPSYAKKEMGKLFAEKYSMDISPFVRKNVNEDEALFKYEPPFGFHKFFDKLQNLLELLPEHDLPEDLKSKHCKRCVVIGSGGILHGSELGHLLNQFDIVIRLNDAPVQGYTDHVGNKTTIRMTYPEGAPLSEHEYHPASLFVAVLFKSVDFNWLQAMVKNETLPLWVRLFFWKEVAEKIPFTSKQFRILNPIIIKETALDILQFPEPRSKFWGWDKNVPTIGVTAVVLATHLCDEVSLAGFGYDLDQPSTPLHYYNNLCMAAMNGQTMHNVTSETKFLQKLIKENVVKDLTGGIHCEFCIKDS, encoded by the exons ATGCTGAGTGACAATAACAGTGTGAAGTTAAAAAGTGATTGTTCACCTCCTGTGCAATGGTATAAGACAGCTGCACACGAAGATGAAAAGACCAGGCTGGTTTTTAAAAG ACTTTTTGTACTGTTTGTGGTTGGAGGGTGCTTCCTTTATATCCTCAAACTACATTTTGGCCCTGAAGAATGTGACAGAACAAAAATGCCGTATGTGGACCTCGATCGTGTAAAG agaGCACAACAATATGCCAGCGCTGTGCTGCAGGGACAGTGCCGACCTTCTTAtgcaaagaaggaaatgggaaagttatttgcagagaaatacaGCATGGACATATCTccttttgtaagaaaaaatgtaaatgaagatgaagctttatttaaatatgaaccTCCCTTTGGATTTCACAAGTTCTTTGATAAGCTTCAAAATCTCCTTGAACTCTTACCTGAGCATGATTTGCCAGAAGATTTGAAGTCAAAACACTGTAAACGCTGTGTTGTTATTGGCAGTGGCGGAATCCTTCATGGCTCAGAGCTGGGTCACTTATTGAATCAGTTTGATATTGTTATAAG gttaaaTGATGCACCAGTTCAAGGATACACAGATCATGTTGGTAATAAAACTACTATAAGGATGACTTATCCAGAAGGAGCTCCACTTTCTGAACATGAGTATCATCCTGCTAGCTTGTTTGTggctgttttgtttaaaagtgtTGATTTCAACTGGCTTCAAGCAATggtaaaaaatgaaactttg ccTCTGTGGGTGCGGCTCTTCTTTTGGAAGGAGGTTGCTGAGAAAATTCCTTTTACATCAAAACAGTTTCGGATTCTGAATCCAATCATCATTAAAGAGACAGCTTTGGACATTTTACAGTTCCCTGAACCTCGATCCAAGTTCTGGGGTTGGGATAAG aATGTACCCACTATTGGGGTCACAGCAGTTGTTCTGGCCACACATTTGTGTGATGAAGTGAGCTTAGCAGGATTTGGATATGACCTCGATCAGCCCAGCACACCTTTGCACTATTACAACAACCTCTGCATGGCTGCCATGAACGGACAAACTATGCACAATGTGACAAGCGAAACAAAATTCCTGCAAAAActgattaaagaaaatgttgtcAAAGACCTCACCGGTGGGATACATTGTGAATTTTGCATCAAAGACAGCTAG